tggatttaaaaatataattgacaggaacaaaatatttcttaaaacaacgatttataattactattagtGATTAAAAGTGAATATCTAAGTAATTACACCAAAAAATACTTGCATAATATTCAACAGTGGCAACAAGTGGCGTCCTAATTTCTTGCCATTATATTATCTGTTCTcaaataatctgtatttttttatattaaataatgatctaattgaaaatatatataaaataatacagtagtattagatattatattttatcagactgtttatactttaaaataaatttatatatacttgttATATGGACGGGATGGAATTAAAGAAAACTCGTCAGGTAATTAAGACATTTTGGTcagtaacattttaaatgtttattttgatctcaaataatttaaagaatagtCAAATGTCAAGAACGCGATGCTATTATGTACTAAATGagttctgtattttttattgttttactttaaatacacaTATGTGTACACACTCCTTAATTTTGACAATGCAATAAAGACCTTTACAAATAACTGAGAAATTTTAGGAAAATATACATATGAGCTTAAGTTTCTTGTTTAGTAcgttgtgatattatttttaaataaaaacattaaagtcATAGATAAAAGTTAGAATTTATCCTAACGTTCCTATAATAACAAACTCAGTTTTAACATATTTCATCTACTCAAGCAATAAACGCTAAAGCTAActgataacttattttttaataaaaatagtcaattatatttttagtagaattttatttgaaaaacgtGTCCAATTTTATATGTGTAAAGTACAATACGCGtcatctaatttaatttactttttgaaCTAATTGCACtgatacataaaaacatatgcTTCATGCTGTATAATATACATCCGATTCCAATTTCACGCCGATTTCAAATGGTATGTATTGTTTGTACAATAATTGGActataaaaacagaaaataaaaataaaactacaacaaCAATTCGACTATAAAAACGTCGTTGTGTATTTTCGTTTACTAGTAAGAATTGGtggatataaaaattaaaacatgtaaaATGACATACATGTTTatctcaattttttatttataaagcagAAATTGGGGCTATTTTCAAATGTTACGTactttaatcttaataaaatactgattcaatagttgatattttttttttataaatgtaagtacCTATTTTGTACTGTAGTTATGTTTTTGtagttgaattataatattgtaagtcctatgttttgtttaatataacctGTAcaggaatttaaaattatcccTTTAACCGCCAGCTCAGTATAGAacaggttttaaaaaaaattacaaggtgCCACATTGCGCAACACTCATATTGCACATAcgaatttttaacaaatgaacATAAATAAATGGGGTTTCTCAGTGCAAAATACAGCTACCTGCATCATCACCACTAATGCAATTAGTGGtgtagaaataaatgaaaatagaatataatatatactgaaaCATTACTAGTGCAGGCTATCCATGAACGCCTTTACTGATGTACGACGCAAAAAACACGAAGGAGGATTCAGCTCCGcaggattataaatattatgaacactATAAACTTAGTAGTATTAGTAaatctttgattaaaattttgcaaatgaatttaattcatcAATATATCGATAACAATATATGATTTACAATATTAGGCTTAACGTTGCCGGCGCGGCACTGGGGGCACGCCACCCCTTATTTTATCCATGGCGGTTAAAGGgttaaatatgataaatctCCAACTTGATCGAAGATTGTcaacacataattataatttgtactctaaaaaatacaaatatacataattgttttcACAAATTTaggttaatttgtaaaaataattatttgtgttaataacaCTTGTATTTCTTTGTAGATTTAAGTTTTATGTTAGGTTATAGTTACcttaaattttgttgaaaaaaaaattgtctcatACTATTCATGATATTGTCCAATTGGTAAACAACATCTTATAGTTGATGTGTTTATCTTGCTTGGTAGTCTCGGCTTAGAATATTATCTGAATACAAGCAATTAATATTGTAACtatggtttttatattaaaaacacactGTAGCTGTGATCTTATGATTATATTCTTTCTGTAACGTAAATccattgtcattaaaaaaactttcaattaaacaaatagtacttgcattcatattttattttaacaaaaaattataattaaataaacacctttgaattttttttgaaatCCAAAGGAAACTGGCGTCAAGttgacaatattaataaaaatatttcgccCCGAACTAATCATTTTTGTGATACTATGTCCAAGCAAccaatattgaattattatagtttaaatggAAGTCGggcagatatatttatatatattgagtgTTGACATAGTTGTACAGGATAGTAATAAGACACTACATCACGTGTGAATAATTAGATTGGAAAGATATTACATTGATATCCTTAGTCTTTAACAAGTGAAGATTCAAACgctatatttaaatgtcaaaatcaatCTATTGTCAATCTGTGTATAAAAAAACACCAATCAcactttcaaatatttaaaatcatgcgTTAAAGCGTTTTCTCGTATATTACGTATTTCTTACACATGTGTAGATATTATTTAGTTTCTCAATGCCAAAatccaatattaattttataaaattaacctaCAATTCTATTCACACTCCAttctattttctatttaaaacatttctatataactatgatgttttaatatttacctcTAAATTGCATGTAAGGctatgtttacatttttgtgttttttatttacttataataacttCCCTGGCGTGCCTAATAGCAAATgctaataaatatagaaattaagCATTGTGTATTTCACTtaggcacaaataaaattattaaaaataaactataaacataGCTTAAGTTTAGGAATAAGTTAACTTAAACTTTAttccataactttattttaaaacaatacaagacaaattttattctattctcCTACtagatataaaatgttacaCATAGTAAACTGGAACCCCATTCTGGAAAACTTTtcaaacgtaaaataaatttaatttaattttccctttttaaaataataaatacatatgtatgtatgagataaaaatatcgtgttttttttaattatccagAACAAGGCATTGAAATTCTTCATCTAATTTATAACATCCATTCAACCaactaacaatatatattatcaaattcactcaaaataatatgaactaaTACAAGTTACTCTTTTATCTACTCATAACAATCAAAAATGAGAAATTTCAACTGATTTTATTGGACTTTGTAGGTCCAGTCACTATTTATAACTGCTATTCAATACAATTCCAGTTTTAAGATACTTCTTATAGGATCCAGTTCTAAGATACTACTTATAGGATACTACATccattttttttactgtattgtcataattattttggtGGTAGTACCATGACCCTACTAAAGCTATTTGCTTCCTCTAGGCTGTTTTTGATACTATTAAATCATCACActgatatttcattaattatcaaAAACCTTGATGACTGGAGAAATTACAAACTACTTAAAATCTTGTATAATAGCCAGgttcttatatatttagttgtttGAGAAGTTTTTTGAATATCGTTTAAAATGTGTTAAGTATTCAAGTGTAAGTTGATATAATTCTCGTgactaatgaatataaaattatgagaaattattttaaaacgtaatttgGTCATGAATACcgataaataaatgtttcggCTCTGGAATTCTGAAAAAACTGGACCCTGGCATGTTATTTCCTTATGCGATATCAGTCACGCTTCCGTTCCCGAGACGAAGAACGATGAGATCTACTGCGACGCGATTCACGTTCACGTTCCCGATCACGTCCACGGGATTTTTCACGCGACCCTTCACGTTTGCTCTTGCTACGCGAACGACTGCGCCTGCAATAAAATTCGCGGTCATTCAATTAGTCCATAAacctttactaatattataaatgcgaaagtgtaATTGTCTGAAACGAAGCCGAGGGTGACGGctactataatatttacaactagCTGTCTCCCGCGGCTTTGCTAgcgtggaagttgaatataattgaaaataatatttatagattaaaataaatattacgttaatttatgacctctttgtataccaacATTGGTGTACATCATGGTGTGTTCACCCCTCAGgttaaaatatccagaaatgcttaaatacgtatctacttacttttaattagtatcacaaaaatataattttatgtttctaGCTCCAAAATTGACGatttccataaaaactttcaacccctatttcacccacTTTGGGATAGAATTTAGAGAATagaatagtttacgctcggcgatgatgaatcagtcagtcaggacatgttattttataagtatagatgaaTAAAAACGGAAGTCTTTTGGACATAATTTtgccttattttatatatttacaaggtTATATCAGTCACATGGCCTGATAAATAtgtgatgtatatttttattcaatacaagtcCATTATCAAAATCACCCTATCTCGCTGGGAACTAAATAAATCAATGGTACTATATACAGTGACAAACTGAAATCTCCCTAACCTCCTGTCACGTTCGCGGTCACGCTCGCGCTCCTTGCCGCGGTCGCGGTCGCGCTCGCGCCCCGCCTCGCGGTGCCTGCGCGCGCGCCGGTCCAGCTCGCGCCCGCCCACGTAGTGCCGCCGCCCGCCGCTGCGTTCACGTTCACTCGCTCCGCGCTCCTCGCGACGCTTCTCTACTGTTTTCTAATAAAAACGAATGCCACAATGGATGCGAATAAAATCACTCAATAATGATTCAATGTTATACTTCATTATCTTTTCTGAACTCACTTTAAGGTCGGATAGCTTTTCACGGATTGTGATGAAGCCGAGATGCAGCTTTCCACCGAAGTGGTCGGCGAGACGTCGGTCGTTGTCGTGTATGCCCAGATAGGCAGAGCAAACCTCACAAACACGTAATTTCTGCTGTTGGTATGACGACGCCGGCATAGAATTACGATACTCTTGTTCTGCTACTGCTTTTTTCTTGCGCAATTCATCTATCTGGAGAAAAAAACTAGTTTCAATTGACACCTCATTACAACGCATatttttcgaaaattaaattataattatattataatggtaACTATTACATTATAGTAgaggaaatatattaatgatatttgtaCCTCTCCCATAAGTTTGACACTGTCTTCGACCATACCCTCCTCACCAAGGGCTTCCGCGCGTGCCAGCTTTTGACCAATCTGTTCTGCCAATTCGTGGACAGCATTTGCCTTCTCTGTCACTTCTGCCGATAATTCCTCCTGTGTCTCTGCCAACCTCTGCTTGGCGGCGGTGGTACGACGATCGCAATCAGCGATGAATGCCTCCAAATGTTCTGTGgcctttacaattaaatataatatttattactggtgttgacatataaattaaatatttatcaataacttacttaaaatttatgaaatgaaaaaagaaaggTTAAAGCTtgtgaattttttttctatgaatgAAAGAATGTCAACTTTACTTATGTACTACCACTCTTAACCCAGATAAAAAGACAACTTTAACTCACCCTACATAGCTCAATTTGAAATGCCactaacaaagaaaataaataaaaaataccctgTTTATACTCACATCAATGTCATAGAAATAATCTTTGGTTTTCGAGGCTAATTCATAGTCCGCGCGTAGAGCCAGATCATGTATTTTAGGACACTCACCTAAATCCATACGctgcaattaaaataacaataacatgaaaagtatttttcaaatatctaaCAAACAAACGGACAGAGGACAAGAAGTTAttcttataagaaaataataattgtacacaAAACAGTTGGAAGCAAATAGTTTGAACAAGCTTTCATAATAAGTTGTTAcacattattcaatttaaactgataaaataattaagacatcaatcaaattttttaacaattacagTGAAGATTTTGTGAAACCCATTTACTCATTTCAGAAATGTGTGAATCttccaattttatatatttaccatagaatattaacaaacattaattatcatcaatatttaacattatctgTTCTCTATTTTGCAtgatataaaatcatttctGTTTACACAAACGCCTTTATTGCAACAAATTATTTCTACTGctataattttgctttttaaaaattaattaaacaataattgtatagcAAAATGCGCGTGCATGTAAACAGTATAAAAacagacatttaaaattaaccccaaaatagtttaaataaattgttgcaAGAAAATACATACAATGTCACCAACACAGCTCATCCTGTATCACCAGCCCATATATTTTGCCATACTTATTATACTTACAAACATCTGGCAACACCCTCTCGATTAGCCTAACCAGCCTTAAAACAATCTCACATTTTCATAAACAATTGTATCGTCAAGATGGATGTTTGAACACTAGGTTTTAAATATCTGTTCCTTATATCTTTGTTATGCATTCAAGGTgttgttatgtaaaatatttaactatcaataataagttaaacttttacaatgtatattgatatttcattaatttagaaaatattgttCTAAATTGCATGTTTTGCAAGATAAATGAGTTGTaatgtactatataatatatatatgactagGTCCtaattaaaaaccaaatattGATTCAAATTAGACTCAAATAGAAAAAAGTTATAATGTAAGATGTTGTGAGCCCATAAAACTCTATTACAGTAATAacttattaatcaaataaaaaatatacaattagcatactgtaaaaaattaaacgggAAAAATGAAaccatcttttttttaaactgtgcaGAGTATATAGGGAAAACTATAAGCAAGAATTAGTCCTTCAAATCAGATATTTTTGtctaaataatgataaataccTAGTATCAATTTAACAATTGCTATTTTAAATcctattttaatagtattttactctcatttgtaaatttattgtatatttgtgtTACATCTGATGCATGCATCTTTTCTATATCTTCTTTATCTAGCCACGTAAACAGCATAGTACGTACCCAATGTAGTTACAATCAATCAGCAAATTGTTCTCCCCAGcttaaattttttgaataatttttacatGTACTCACCAAAGCAGCATTAGAAACCgaagaacaaattaattttttttttaagcctgAGAgagagttttaaattaattcctgCATAGCAGTAAGAGTACAATCAGCTAACTAGAAATGTTATACGTACATCTTGGTACTTACAGAACAGCCTAACTCTTACAATCTATCCCTCATCTGTTAAGTATTGTGATGAACAATAAAGACTAGTGTTGGGCATTTTCTGAAAAGCATATTTCACCACAGTTAATGCCACTCTGATGTAATATCGTCCTAAGACTACGGATTATAATACAAGATATGACAATATGAAGAACTCATATATATtaggatataattttatttgaaaaataatttaaataatttagaatacataataaatgaacAATTAATGCAATATCCTAACATAAATGATTTGAAACAGCAATACCCATATTAGAATTTCTGAGACAAAACCAAACATATATCTTTGCTTGCTTGCTTAATACGAAATTTGCACACCAAGTATTTTGTTgtgtatctaataaatatacataaaaatctcAGATATTCAAAATACCATTTAACCctccaaaaaaattaaacacttacGGTCGATGATAAAATTTCATGTGGACAGCACTGCAGTAAAAACGATTTGCAAACCGTATCATCATAAAATTTAACTCCGTGCCGATCGGATTCACCTGAAAcgattttattgtaatgaagaaatataacatgaaatttaaaaatgaaatacaaatatataatgaagaATGTAGAATGAAAATAATACCATTTCGAGCAGTGCCCATTAATTGATCTAACATTGCCCTCATTTGCTCGTGAGCAGACATGGTCACGTATTGGTTGTTTATTGAAtatgaacaaatattttattacagcatactaaattaaaaaaaaaaaaacaaatttacgaTCAAGCTAAGCGAAAGCCGATTAAACACCAAGGGAAATCTGACTCAATTAGCGATGTATGATGCCAATAAAAGAGTCCGAGAAAATGGCGATCGAAAAGTGACAACAATTGAAATGTGAATCGTTCGTGAAGAAACAGAAAGGAAGGAATGAATAAGAtagaaaatacagataaaaaataatacagagtatataaatatataacagtaaaatattccatttaaaaaaaatatatattgtttaaatttctaattgctatttttaataataactttaaaaaacctatttatagattaatgtatttattaaaattagaataattaacaTGAAGGGCTTAATTATGTACGAAATAATTTTACTGCACAATTTATAGCTTGGAATGGTTGCCAAAATACAGAAGCAGCTAACCTATTCTGATAGAATAGCTATTCCGATTatctaaacaattaattaagcCGCCCTCTTATCAccagtaaaaaaacatttatagcaattatttgactcatattatttcatttatatatatatacacaagaaataaaaaaagttttctttttgaTCCAGTTTATATATAGAAGTCCTTTATTTCTTTAAACGTAGATTAATGGTTATAGACTGCGCCTAGTCTCTATTGAAATAATTGACAACTTTTGATACTTTGACATTGacagtcaattttattttgacatttacaaaatattatgactACAATTTCTTTGATGTCATAACAGATTAATAGATTAATGAATGGCTTATAATTACACcttatacaaatgaaaaaataaattaatgttattgtaattttaagggatccagtttaaaataaagatcctatttacgtaaaatatagCTTCAGTGATAGACGTTGAGAGttgttctaaataattttacaagagAAGACATTTATAATAAGACATATAATGCatagctttttatttatttttgtattaaataaaataaattaataaaatgcctGAACTCATCAGAATACTATTGCCTGTGCTGCCAAATgacaataaagattttttttataagggaTACATTGATAACAGTGATCATAATTGTGTAACGATATTTATTACTACATATGCAAAcagtccaaaaatatttaaaactaaacccCTAAAggagaatattatttatggatGCAGCTCTGACAATGTTTTCGAtaaaaagcacatgaaaattgaaaattggTTGATAACAAACAGAAATGAATATCCCCAAATCAACAGTTTAATTATCAAAGGTAAACCAAAGACTGATGCAGattgtatattaatgttatacgATTATAATAAAGTTCGAAATTCAGAAACAATAAGTAACAGTGATGACTACTTTTCAACATTACAAGGTTTGATCCATAAAGATGCTGGTGACCATTATAACAATGTCTGTGaatcttcttttaaaaataataattggttcACTTCATCCATGCTTGTCCAACatgtttataattacatttacttacTGAAATGGCTTTGGAAATCAGTGAGGAATAAAAAAAGagtaagtttatataatgtttgggtttaggtatatatttttttatacaatccgGGTAGGTATATGACTCCACTCTACCTGTAGGAAAGTGGTAGTGTTGTCCAAATgtgaaataactttattttatgttttttttttttaacaaaagcaaAACTTTTTTGGATTAAAACTAACAATTACCTTCTAATCATgtcaaacatatattttctgtaatatttatgatattggcCAAGTCCCAAGCCTAAACCATGTCaaacttaattacaattatttgagTTGTTTTGTTGCAATACAGACATAAAATTGcttatgcatttattatattagtataataaaatttatgtttatcaacAGTAGAACGAGATGGGTTACTAAATCTTCAAGCAATCTTTTAATTGCctattagatataattaaataacaactaTAAGTGTTATcataatgttttacttttaactaTTTCAGGTTTCAATAAAACAGGGAAATTTATTATCGGCTATATTGGTTGACGTAATATTAGGATATTTATTTCTACAACTGGTCATTTCCAGTAAAAAAGACCTGGGTGTGTTATTAATGGGTGTTTTGGaggtattaaaatgaatattacttatatattcaaaaatattcacattattttataaatacctcTTTTGCAGAATTTAGTCAATTTAATGTATTCTTTACTTAAATGGCTGATGGGCGCTCCGGCtgggttaaaattaaataatgctttcaataaaatgttgggaaagtattttttgtaccaTGTCGAATTATGGTGGCTGTTTATAGGTAAGaacaagttaataaatttagtaaacaATCATGATTATATACCTCCTTGTTCATGTCTGGGTGACAGGGGATGACAGTTTTGGACACTCTTTCTCCATTTCTGAACCCTGACCGTGTGTatgctaaattttattatgatctATTGAGTAGTTAAAATGTAAGagtgtaacaaacaaactcacttttgcATGTTTAACATTAGTCAGGATTTCAAATACATGACAAAACATTTTCCTTAATCCCtattaagtatatgtatatttcaaataatgatGGCAAATTACAGATGAATGAGGCATTTTACAGATGTATCTGGTGAAAAGTTGGATGTTATATTGCATTTATATCAATACCTCGGTTATTTGGGATTCACTTTCCAAGCAGCTATAATATCAGATATGATCTGCTTGGCTACATTCCACTCATATTGCATATATGTGTATGCAGCCAGGtacaattattactatttttcacACTAACTCAATGTCTtagattacatataaattacatattaaaaaatcaataatttgcTTTTCATTTAAGTGCCTTGATATACATCTAATTCAAAGGAGGCAAAATCAAGTAGTTAATTTTTcaccataaaattaaaaatacctgtTCTGTTTTTAGACtttttaacatacaaatatcAGGGCTTAAAGCCTTGTTGCGACTATTCGTAGGAAGAAAGTATAATCCACTGAGAGGTGGTATTGATTCCTGTGAATATACTAATCAAGAGTTATTTGTGGGTACAGTGGCATTTACAATATTGCTTTTGTTATTACCAACAACAGTGATGTATTACATTGTTTTTACTATGGtaagtaattattgttaaatttaatgttggtTTACTGTATAGTTGAcactatatattttgaattgtgCTCACCTATGGTTAATTTCAGTTTAGAGTTTTATCTCTCGCAGTGCAGTATGTGCtagcaaaaataatatacaccATACAAACTcttcctttttatataatagttctTTGGGTATCACAGTCACCTAAGTTAGcaggtaaattattttgttcgaatttatttgtgtttaaagctacttttaatatatttttcttattataaatttatattttccaggaaatatatttattgaagagGTCAAAGGAGATAAAAATACATCATCATTAATtctcaaagtaaaattgtataataaatcttttcaaGATCTAATGAAAAACTTCAGACCACCAGTTTATGTGTCAAAACATATTGAATGGAGAAATattgtatcaaatatatttacagggAAACAGAttgtataaagatttatttgacTTGAgaattgttgaaataaaacataaagttGCCtcgacgtatttttttattgcgcacaaaaataaaaattgtctgGTCACCACACATGTGAATGTATAAATGCTTAGTTACTTAAACTATATGCAGCAGACTGGGCATTTCTatcgtataattattaaataacaatatacatcTTATTTGTTGTATGAAGGCCAAGTCAACCCACTCAAACAATTTTCGACATATACACGGCTAACATGGACACTCTGCTCATGTACGTCACAGTGGCTATAATTATTGCTGTAATCACAAACTACTGCacaaatagattaattatttataaatatttagaggAGACGCCTGATTATAAAAGAGAAGATATTTTTCaacgatattttatatgtaattaactaCTGCCTTTTATGACAGACAGACACATAGAATCCAATAAACTATTTAAcactcaaattaaaaacattgaattcTAAGTTCTAACTGGTTAAATGGTTACAGtattatctaaaattttaagactta
This region of Vanessa atalanta chromosome 8, ilVanAtal1.2, whole genome shotgun sequence genomic DNA includes:
- the LOC125065557 gene encoding putative RNA-binding protein Luc7-like 1 isoform X2, with product MDLGECPKIHDLALRADYELASKTKDYFYDIDATEHLEAFIADCDRRTTAAKQRLAETQEELSAEVTEKANAVHELAEQIGQKLARAEALGEEGMVEDSVKLMGEIDELRKKKAVAEQEYRNSMPASSYQQQKLRVCEVCSAYLGIHDNDRRLADHFGGKLHLGFITIREKLSDLKKTVEKRREERGASERERSGGRRHYVGGRELDRRARRHREAGRERDRDRGKERERDRERDRRRSRSRSKSKREGSREKSRGRDRERERESRRSRSHRSSSRERKRD
- the LOC125065557 gene encoding putative RNA-binding protein Luc7-like 1 isoform X1, with translation MSAHEQMRAMLDQLMGTARNGESDRHGVKFYDDTVCKSFLLQCCPHEILSSTRMDLGECPKIHDLALRADYELASKTKDYFYDIDATEHLEAFIADCDRRTTAAKQRLAETQEELSAEVTEKANAVHELAEQIGQKLARAEALGEEGMVEDSVKLMGEIDELRKKKAVAEQEYRNSMPASSYQQQKLRVCEVCSAYLGIHDNDRRLADHFGGKLHLGFITIREKLSDLKKTVEKRREERGASERERSGGRRHYVGGRELDRRARRHREAGRERDRDRGKERERDRERDRRRSRSRSKSKREGSREKSRGRDRERERESRRSRSHRSSSRERKRD
- the LOC125065896 gene encoding phosphatidylinositol N-acetylglucosaminyltransferase subunit Q — its product is MPELIRILLPVLPNDNKDFFYKGYIDNSDHNCVTIFITTYANSPKIFKTKPLKENIIYGCSSDNVFDKKHMKIENWLITNRNEYPQINSLIIKGKPKTDADCILMLYDYNKVRNSETISNSDDYFSTLQGLIHKDAGDHYNNVCESSFKNNNWFTSSMLVQHVYNYIYLLKWLWKSVRNKKRVSIKQGNLLSAILVDVILGYLFLQLVISSKKDLGVLLMGVLENLVNLMYSLLKWLMGAPAGLKLNNAFNKMLGKYFLYHVELWWLFIDVSGEKLDVILHLYQYLGYLGFTFQAAIISDMICLATFHSYCIYVYAARLFNIQISGLKALLRLFVGRKYNPLRGGIDSCEYTNQELFVGTVAFTILLLLLPTTVMYYIVFTMFRVLSLAVQYVLAKIIYTIQTLPFYIIVLWVSQSPKLAGNIFIEEVKGDKNTSSLILKVKLYNKSFQDLMKNFRPPVYVSKHIEWRNIVSNIFTGKQIV